In the Clostridium beijerinckii genome, one interval contains:
- a CDS encoding L-ribulose-5-phosphate 4-epimerase: protein MLEKLKEKVYEANMELQRKGLVIYTWGNVSEIDRETGLVVIKPSGVDYDTMKAEDMVVVDLEGNVVEGKYKPSTDTPTHLVMYKTYPSVGGVVHTHSDWATTFAQAGMSIPAFGTTHADYFYGDIPCTRDLTDEEISGEYEKETGNVIVETIGDKNPLEVPAIVVKNHGPFAWGKDANSAVYNAVVLDKVAEMAYKTMTLNKDVKGVKQHLLDKHYLRKHGANAYYGQ, encoded by the coding sequence ATGTTAGAGAAATTAAAGGAAAAAGTTTATGAAGCTAATATGGAACTTCAAAGAAAAGGTCTTGTAATCTACACTTGGGGAAATGTTAGTGAAATCGATAGAGAAACTGGATTAGTAGTTATAAAACCAAGTGGTGTTGATTATGATACTATGAAAGCAGAAGATATGGTAGTTGTAGACTTAGAAGGAAATGTTGTAGAAGGAAAGTATAAACCTTCAACAGATACTCCAACTCACTTAGTTATGTATAAAACTTATCCGAGTGTTGGAGGCGTTGTTCATACTCATTCAGATTGGGCAACAACTTTTGCTCAGGCAGGAATGAGTATACCAGCTTTTGGGACAACACATGCAGATTATTTTTATGGGGATATTCCTTGTACTCGGGATCTAACAGATGAAGAAATTAGTGGAGAATATGAAAAAGAAACAGGAAATGTAATAGTTGAAACTATTGGAGATAAAAATCCATTAGAAGTTCCAGCTATTGTAGTTAAAAACCATGGTCCTTTCGCTTGGGGAAAAGATGCTAATTCAGCAGTTTACAATGCAGTAGTATTAGATAAAGTTGCTGAAATGGCATATAAGACAATGACTTTAAACAAAGATGTAAAGGGTGTCAAACAGCACCTTTTAGATAAACATTATCTTAGAAAACATGGTGCGAATGCATATTATGGACAATAA